One Thermococcus sp. M36 genomic window, ATAGCCGACGAAAGCTGGGTCAAAGAGATAGAGAAGGCACAGAGGGACTTGGACGAGTTCCGCTCCGGGCCCTTCGGCAGGCACGCTATGGAAGGTGTTAAGAAAGCTCTGGTGGTGAGAGAATGAGCGAGATTCCTGAGTACCTGAGAACCGGCTACATAACGCCCGAGGAGCTTCAGAAGTTCATCCCGCTTCCGAGCGAGGAGAGGCTGAGGAAAAGGCCAGTAGCAATTCCAGAGTGTCCGCAGGAGATACCCTGCGCCCCCTGCAGGGAGATATGCCCTACTGGAGCCATAAGCATGCCCACGCCGAACGATTTGCCCATCGTTGACTATGACAAGTGCATAGGCTGCTCCCTCTGTGTCCAGATATGCCCCGGCCTAGCGTTCTTCATGATGCACTACGTTGGCGACAAGGCGAGGATAACGATGCCCCACGAGCTTCTGCCGGTTCCGGAGAGGGGCGAGGAGGTCGTTCTCCTTAACCGCGTCGGGGAGCCTGTTGGTAAGGGGAAAGTCCTCACGGTAGTCCCGAGGGAGAAAAGCAAGGGTGACACGCCAATAATCATCGTGGAAGTTCCGATAGAGCTTGCCTGGGAGGTCAGAGCGGTTAGGGTGGTGAGAGAATGACGGTCGCCGAGATTGTATCTGATGGGTGCCAAAAGATGGGACACCTCTGTAAGGTTCACAGTCATCTCGCGCCCGAAGGGCGCATTTCAGGGGTGAACAAGGGAATGGCATCAATTGCGCGGGCACCCAATATCGTTGAAGCTAGTTTGGGAGTCAGAAACATTCCGCCAGCGCTTTCATCAGAAAGGGCTGTGGTGGTGAGAGAATGAGCGGGAAGAAAATCGTCTGCCGCTGCAATGACGTCACGGTTGAAGACGTCGAGAGGCTTATCGACTCGGGCATCACGGACATCGAGGAAATCAAGAGGCTTCTCAGGATAGGCATGGGGCCCTGCCAGGGGAGGACGTGCATCCCGATAGTGCTCTCGATCCTTGCGAGAAAGACGGGAAAGAGGCAGGAAGATATACCGCTCCCGAAGTCGAGGGTTCCGATAATGCCCGTCCGCGTCGAGGTTCTGGTGGGTGATGCCGATGAGTAAGATAGCGATCATCGGCGGCGGAATAATAGGCGTCGCGACGGCCTACGAGCTGGCAAAGCTCGGGGAAGAGGTAATCCTCTTCGAGAAGAACTACTTCGGCTCGGGCTCGACCTTCCGCTGTGCAACGGGAATAAGGGCGCAGTTCACGGACGAAGCCAACATCAGGCTCATGAAGTACTCCATCGAGCGCTGGGAGAGGCTTGAAGAGGAGCTCGAGGCCGAGATAGGCTTCAGGCACTCCGGTTACCTCTTCCTGGCGACGAGCGAAGAGGAGGTTGAAGCCTTTAAAAACAACATAAAGCTCCAGAACAGATTTGGCGTTCCCACGAGGCTCATAGATATGGACGAGGCAAAGGAAATAGTCCCGCCGCTCAACACGGAGCCGTTCTTGGCCGGGGCCTGGAACCCGATGGACGGAAAGGCCAACCCCTTCAAGACGCTCTTTGCCTATCTCATGAAAGCCAAGGAGATGGGCGTTGAGGCGAGGGAGCACACGGAGGTTGTGGCTCTGGAGCGCGAGAGGGACGAGATAATCACGGTGAAGTTCAGAAGCAACGGGAAGGTGGAGAGCGTTAAGGTTGACGCCCTTCTCAACGCGGCCAACGCATGGGCACCGCTGATTAATGAGATGGCAGGCCTGAGCAGGGAACTCGTTCCCATAACCGCGTACAAGCACCAGCTCGTGAAGACGGAGCCCCTCAAGCCTGGTCAGGTCGAACCGTTGGTATGCCCGCCGAGCTGGAACGACAGCTACGTCATCCAGGACGGCGAGGACGGTGGAATAATCTGCGGCTCGGGAATAGAGCATAAAGCCAAAAGCCTCGATGACTACGAGCCGACCTACGACTTCCTGAGGGGTGTGCTGAGGTACGCCGTCCAGATAATTCCCCCCATCAGACACGCCCACATCGTTCGCCAGTGGGCCGGCTTCTACGCTAAAACTCCTGACAAGAACCCTGCCATAGGGAAGCTCCTCGACAACTTCTATATTGCAGCAGGCTTCAGCGGCCACGGCTTCATGATGGCCCCAGCGGTTGCCCAAGCGATGGCGGAGTTCATGACCAAAGGAAGAAGCAAAGTGCCCCTCGACTGGGAGTGGTACGACCCGTACAGATTCGAGCGCGGCGAACTGAGGAGCTCGGCCTTCCAGATAGGCTGATGTATCCCAAAAGTTTGCCAAATATTCTTTTGTTTTTTACACTATGTAACGAAGGTTATTCGGGAATAGGAGTAAAATTTAAATAGGTCTTCTCAGAATTAATGCACGCATACGTACTTCCACGCCTCTTTCTGTCCTCTTCAAGATCAGGAGGTGGTCACCGTGATTAGGGTTGAGAGTGCCCTTTCAGCCTTTGGAGTTGAGGAGTCCCCATGGGGCCTCGAGCAGGGGGTGGGACACGGAGAATTCATGGAAATCTTCGAGCCACTGCCAGAAATAGGCGAAATTCTCCAGAGGAGCGAGAGTCTTGAGGAGGCAAGGCAGAAGCTCCTGGAATTCACGAGAAACCTAAGGTGGAAGTTCAAAAACAGCGAGATAGAGGTAAGCCCCATAGACAGGTGGCTCGCGCTCTATGCCTGCGACGTCTTTGAGAACGTTCTCTCGCCATACAGCGAAAAGGCAGCAGGTTTCTCAACGCTGGAATACCTCTGGAAAGCCGCCAAGGGCGACGAAAAGGCCTTGAGCATTCTTACCAAGGGATTCCTCGAGGAGTTCAGGCACCTCTTCCTTGCCATGTCTGGTAAGGCCAACTACTCCAAGGGCTGGCTTGGGCCGAAGCTGGAAAAAGCAGGCATAGTTTCACCCGACTTCAGTAAGGTTCACGGCAGGGAGGCAGGGAAGCTACGCTCCGACTACCTAGACAAGGTCTACGAGTACATAAAGACCTGGCTCGACCGCTATCCAAGTGGACTCGACGAGAGGATAATCAAGAAGAGGGAGGAGCAGAGGAAGCAGCTCGAGGAGTACTGGGGCATAGGCGATGAGGAGTGGTTCGACTACAGGTGGCAGTTCAGCCATGTCCTCAAGGGCAGGAAGGGCCTCGAAACCCTCAGAGAGCTCAACGAACTTGGTATCGTCAAGGTTCCAGAGGAGGATCTGGAAGAAGTCGAGAGGGCGGTCAAGTATCGCATCCCCTGGGGAATAACACCTTACTACCTCCACCTCTGGGACTTTAAGGAGCCCTACAAGGAGGACAGGCACGTCAGAAGGCAGGTGATGCCGCCCAAGTGGTACATGGACAACATGATACTCCACCGCAAGGACAGAGAGTACGCCTTCGACTTCATGGGCGAGCACGACACCTCTCCGATAGACCTCGTCACGAGGAGGTACGTGATGATAGCGATCCTCAAGGCCTTCGACACCTGCCCACAGATATGCGTCTACTGCCAGAGGAACTGGGAGGTCCTTGAGCCATTCATGGCCGGCTCCTTCCCGGGCTGGGACAAGATAGAGAAGGCTATAGAGTGGTTCGGCGAGCGCGAGTCGATGATAGACGTGCTCATAACCGGAGGAGACCCCTTCGCCCTGAGCAACAAGATTATAGACAAGATAATGTCCCGTCTGAGCGAGTTCGACCACGTCATTAACATCCGCTGGGGAACAAGGATTCCAGTGACCGTCCCAATGCGCATAACTGAAGAGCTGGCCGAGATACTCGGATCGTACATCGAACCAGGCAAGAGGAACGTGGCCGTCTCGACCCATGTAGAAACGGCCTACGAGGTAACCCCAGAGATGGCCAGGGCAGTCTACAACCTTAGGAGGCAGGGAATATACGTCTACAACCAGCTGGTCTACCAGAGAAACGTCAGCAGGCGCTTCGAGAACGTTGCACTTAGAATAGCCCTCAAGAAGATCGGCATCGATCCATACTACACCTTCTATCCAAAGGGCAAGACCGAGCAGAGGGACTACCTCGTGCCGATAGCGAGGGTCGTCCAGGAGAGGAAGGAGGAGGCGAGGCTCTTACCGGGCCAGTTCAGGACGGACGAGCCGATATTCAACGTGCCGAGGATGGGCAAGAACCACCTGAGGGCCTGGCAGGACAGGGAGCTCATAGCCATAAAGCCCGACGGAAGCAGGGTGTACCTCTTCCACCCGTGGGAGAAGGGCATCAGCGAGACGAAACTCTACACATACACGGACGTCCCAATAAAGGAGTACCTCCGCTACCTGGAGAGCATCGGGGAGAAGCGGGAAGACTACGAGACCATCTGGTACTACTACTGAGGGCTTTCTATCTTCTTTGATATCTTCTCGGCAAGAAAAGGTTATAAAGGGGCCCCGGTTAGCATCGTGAGGGTCATCATGAGGATAGTCTTTGACATAGGAGGTTCAGTTCTCGTTCCGGACGATCCCGACATCGATTTTATCAAGGCCATCGCGTATGAGCTCACCAAGATAAGCGAGGACCATGAGGTGGCTGTGGTAGTCGGCGGCGGCAAAGTGGCGCGCAAGTACATCAAGGCTGCGAAGACCTTCACGCCCAACGAGACCTTCAAGGACTACATAGGGATTCACATCACCAGGGCCAACGCGATGCTTCTGATAGCTGCGCTCGGCGAGAAAGCTTATCCCTTCGTCGTCCAGGACTTCAGGAAGGCCTGGGAGGTCATACAGCTCAAGAAGATACCCATAATGGGCGGAACTCACCCAGGACACACGACCGATGCGGTCGCTGCCCTTCTCGCCGAGTACCTGCAGGCCGACCTTCTGATCGTGGTCACCAACGTCGATGGCGTCTACGACAGCGACCCGAGGAAGAACCCTGACGCAAAGAAGCTCGACAGGATAACCGTCGACCAGCTCGTCGACATAGCGATGGAGGGCGAAAGCAAGGCCGGCGGAAGCGGCGTCGTCGATGCCCTTGCTGCGAAGTTCATCCAGCGCGGCAAGATAAGGACGTACATCGTGGGCAAGAAGGACGCTTACAGCCTCTTCGAAGTGATAAAGGGTAAGCACAGCGGGACGGTTGTGGAGCCGTGAGGTTCCTTTCAATTTTGCTTCGCAACGTTTATATATTCTGTCCGACTATTGTCCTACGGTGATTGAATGTCTGCCACCGAGAAGGTTTCAGTCCGCTTTCCTCAGGGCATTATGAGGGAAATTGATGAACTCGTGGAGAGCGGCGAGTTCTCAAGCCGGAGCGAGCTTATCAAGGAAGCCGTGAGGTTCTTCCTGATGCACTACGAGTCCCCCGAGGATCTCTGGGAGACATATAAGCTCCTCGCGAAGGAGAGGAGGGTCCCATCCGAGAAGGAAATCGAAAAGCTCCTTGAGGAAGTGGACGAGGAATGGAAGCGTTCAAGGTCGTCTTAGACACCAACGTCATCATAACGGCCGCGATAAACCCCCTTGGAAGTTCTGGAAAGGTCATGGACTTAGTCGTCGGGAAGAGGGTTCTTTCCTACACCTCGGAGGCGATACTTGAGGAGCTTCGCTTCAAGCTGACG contains:
- a CDS encoding 4Fe-4S dicluster domain-containing protein, whose translation is MSEIPEYLRTGYITPEELQKFIPLPSEERLRKRPVAIPECPQEIPCAPCREICPTGAISMPTPNDLPIVDYDKCIGCSLCVQICPGLAFFMMHYVGDKARITMPHELLPVPERGEEVVLLNRVGEPVGKGKVLTVVPREKSKGDTPIIIVEVPIELAWEVRAVRVVRE
- a CDS encoding (2Fe-2S)-binding protein, which produces MSGKKIVCRCNDVTVEDVERLIDSGITDIEEIKRLLRIGMGPCQGRTCIPIVLSILARKTGKRQEDIPLPKSRVPIMPVRVEVLVGDADE
- a CDS encoding FAD-binding oxidoreductase, encoding MSKIAIIGGGIIGVATAYELAKLGEEVILFEKNYFGSGSTFRCATGIRAQFTDEANIRLMKYSIERWERLEEELEAEIGFRHSGYLFLATSEEEVEAFKNNIKLQNRFGVPTRLIDMDEAKEIVPPLNTEPFLAGAWNPMDGKANPFKTLFAYLMKAKEMGVEAREHTEVVALERERDEIITVKFRSNGKVESVKVDALLNAANAWAPLINEMAGLSRELVPITAYKHQLVKTEPLKPGQVEPLVCPPSWNDSYVIQDGEDGGIICGSGIEHKAKSLDDYEPTYDFLRGVLRYAVQIIPPIRHAHIVRQWAGFYAKTPDKNPAIGKLLDNFYIAAGFSGHGFMMAPAVAQAMAEFMTKGRSKVPLDWEWYDPYRFERGELRSSAFQIG
- a CDS encoding KamA family radical SAM protein; this encodes MIRVESALSAFGVEESPWGLEQGVGHGEFMEIFEPLPEIGEILQRSESLEEARQKLLEFTRNLRWKFKNSEIEVSPIDRWLALYACDVFENVLSPYSEKAAGFSTLEYLWKAAKGDEKALSILTKGFLEEFRHLFLAMSGKANYSKGWLGPKLEKAGIVSPDFSKVHGREAGKLRSDYLDKVYEYIKTWLDRYPSGLDERIIKKREEQRKQLEEYWGIGDEEWFDYRWQFSHVLKGRKGLETLRELNELGIVKVPEEDLEEVERAVKYRIPWGITPYYLHLWDFKEPYKEDRHVRRQVMPPKWYMDNMILHRKDREYAFDFMGEHDTSPIDLVTRRYVMIAILKAFDTCPQICVYCQRNWEVLEPFMAGSFPGWDKIEKAIEWFGERESMIDVLITGGDPFALSNKIIDKIMSRLSEFDHVINIRWGTRIPVTVPMRITEELAEILGSYIEPGKRNVAVSTHVETAYEVTPEMARAVYNLRRQGIYVYNQLVYQRNVSRRFENVALRIALKKIGIDPYYTFYPKGKTEQRDYLVPIARVVQERKEEARLLPGQFRTDEPIFNVPRMGKNHLRAWQDRELIAIKPDGSRVYLFHPWEKGISETKLYTYTDVPIKEYLRYLESIGEKREDYETIWYYY
- the pyrH gene encoding UMP kinase, which translates into the protein MRIVFDIGGSVLVPDDPDIDFIKAIAYELTKISEDHEVAVVVGGGKVARKYIKAAKTFTPNETFKDYIGIHITRANAMLLIAALGEKAYPFVVQDFRKAWEVIQLKKIPIMGGTHPGHTTDAVAALLAEYLQADLLIVVTNVDGVYDSDPRKNPDAKKLDRITVDQLVDIAMEGESKAGGSGVVDALAAKFIQRGKIRTYIVGKKDAYSLFEVIKGKHSGTVVEP
- a CDS encoding ribbon-helix-helix domain-containing protein, translating into MSATEKVSVRFPQGIMREIDELVESGEFSSRSELIKEAVRFFLMHYESPEDLWETYKLLAKERRVPSEKEIEKLLEEVDEEWKRSRSS